Proteins from a genomic interval of Candidatus Omnitrophota bacterium:
- a CDS encoding ATP-binding cassette domain-containing protein, with protein MIKVEGVCKSFAGERVLEDITFDIASGEIVVLLGSSGVGKTVLLKHLIGLIAPDAGRVLIDGVDITSLPEEGLLQVRKSMGYLFQEGALYDFMDVFDNVAFPLREHTVLSGPAITDKVRDVLKLVGLQDAGEKFPAQLSGGMKKRAGLARAIILGAKILLCDEPTSGLDPIRSRDISDLIHSVAKKIGSTTVITSHDIDNSLRIADRLILLNESRIVAVGTPQAMRANQEGFVREFLRV; from the coding sequence ATGATTAAAGTTGAAGGCGTTTGCAAGAGCTTTGCCGGGGAGCGGGTCCTGGAGGATATCACTTTTGATATCGCTTCCGGCGAGATCGTGGTTTTGCTGGGCTCCAGCGGTGTGGGAAAGACGGTTTTGCTCAAACATCTGATCGGGCTCATCGCTCCCGACGCAGGGCGCGTCCTGATCGACGGCGTGGACATCACCTCATTGCCCGAGGAAGGGTTACTGCAGGTGCGCAAATCCATGGGTTATCTGTTCCAGGAGGGCGCACTGTACGATTTCATGGATGTTTTTGACAATGTCGCTTTTCCTTTAAGGGAGCATACGGTTTTAAGCGGCCCGGCCATCACGGACAAGGTCCGTGATGTGCTTAAACTGGTGGGCCTGCAGGATGCCGGGGAGAAATTCCCGGCGCAGTTAAGCGGGGGCATGAAAAAACGGGCGGGATTGGCGCGCGCGATCATTTTGGGGGCCAAGATCCTGCTGTGCGACGAGCCAACCTCTGGCCTGGACCCCATCCGCAGCCGTGATATTTCGGACCTGATCCATTCCGTGGCCAAAAAGATCGGTTCCACGACCGTCATCACTTCACATGACATTGATAATTCTTTGCGCATCGCCGACCGTCTTATCCTTTTGAACGAAAGCCGGATCGTGGCCGTGGGCACGCCCCAGGCCATGCGCGCCAACCAGGAAGGGTTCGTCCGTGAATTCCTGCGGGTCTAG
- a CDS encoding MlaD family protein: protein MDKNSVKKIAAGLFFAAGLVLVAISVFFIGIDRGLAQPKFKVIVLFNQVGGLVDGAPIRISGVNVGIVGSTDFLDNPIEGRSLKVVMDIFKKYESQFRKCSRVSIKTEGVLGQKLIEISEDRTRIVFDMTKPIIGEDPLDVEDMAGVITHTAVSLQKTSEDVNQVMNEWKYISRKAKRMMNRFEQKFIEGDLFKIF from the coding sequence ATGGACAAAAATAGCGTCAAGAAAATAGCGGCGGGACTGTTTTTCGCGGCGGGCCTGGTCCTTGTTGCCATCAGCGTTTTTTTTATCGGCATTGACCGTGGCCTGGCCCAGCCGAAATTCAAGGTCATTGTGCTTTTTAACCAGGTGGGCGGCCTGGTGGACGGCGCGCCCATCCGCATCTCCGGGGTCAACGTGGGCATCGTCGGGTCCACGGATTTCCTTGATAACCCCATTGAAGGCCGCAGTTTAAAGGTCGTCATGGACATCTTTAAGAAATACGAATCGCAGTTCCGCAAATGTTCCCGGGTGAGCATCAAGACCGAAGGGGTGCTGGGACAGAAGCTCATTGAGATCAGCGAAGACCGCACCCGCATTGTCTTTGACATGACCAAGCCTATCATCGGGGAAGATCCCCTGGACGTTGAGGACATGGCCGGGGTCATCACCCACACCGCGGTTTCCCTGCAAAAGACGAGCGAGGACGTCAACCAGGTCATGAACGAATGGAAATACATTTCCCGCAAGGCCAAGCGGATGATGAACCGTTTTGAGCAGAAATTTATTGAGGGAGACCTGTTCAAAATATTTTAG
- a CDS encoding YggT family protein, translated as MFVLANFMHALAVLVNIVLTVFYWLILFRAIISWVNPDPFNPIVQFVHRVTEPVLEPLRRLLPPMPIDISPILAFLGVIFLRSFLVRTLQDLAMRLQ; from the coding sequence ATGTTCGTCCTGGCAAATTTCATGCACGCGCTGGCGGTTCTTGTGAACATCGTCCTGACGGTGTTTTATTGGCTCATCCTTTTTCGGGCGATCATCAGCTGGGTCAACCCGGACCCGTTCAATCCTATCGTGCAATTCGTGCATCGGGTGACGGAACCGGTCCTTGAGCCCCTGCGCCGGCTTTTGCCGCCCATGCCCATTGATATTTCCCCGATCCTGGCGTTTTTGGGCGTCATTTTCCTGCGTTCATTTTTGGTCAGGACCCTGCAGGACCTGGCCATGCGTTTACAGTAA
- a CDS encoding YbaB/EbfC family nucleoid-associated protein, which yields MFDKIKQMMTLRKQADKLKKELELVIIEISDVRGIKVVVNGAQIFQSVDIDAGLLNAGNKNRLQMDLLRSINTAVKKSQQAAANKMRNTPGLNIPGLT from the coding sequence ATGTTCGATAAGATCAAGCAGATGATGACGTTAAGGAAACAGGCCGATAAGCTCAAGAAAGAACTGGAACTCGTCATCATCGAGATCAGCGATGTGCGGGGCATCAAGGTCGTTGTCAACGGCGCCCAGATCTTCCAGTCGGTGGACATTGACGCGGGGCTTTTGAACGCCGGCAATAAGAACCGCCTCCAGATGGACCTTTTACGCAGTATCAACACCGCGGTCAAAAAGTCCCAGCAGGCGGCCGCCAACAAGATGCGCAATACGCCCGGTTTGAACATACCGGGGTTAACTTAA